A region of the Oncorhynchus gorbuscha isolate QuinsamMale2020 ecotype Even-year unplaced genomic scaffold, OgorEven_v1.0 Un_scaffold_3857, whole genome shotgun sequence genome:
gtaactaggtggtgggactgggagccagtcaggttaatatgactggtaactaggtggtgggatccagtcaggttaatatgactggtaactaggtggttggagccagtcaggttaatatgactggtaactaggtggtgggagcaagtcaggttaatatgatgactagtaactaggtggtgggagccagtcaggttaatatgactggtaactaggtggtgggagccagtcaggttaatatgactggtaactaggtggttggAACCAGTCAGGTTattatgactggtaactaggtggtgggagccagtcaggttaatatgactggtaactaggtggtgggagccagtcaggttaatatgactggtaactaggtggtgggagccagtcaggttaatatgactagtaactaggtggtgggactgggagccagtcaggttaatatgactggtaactaggtggtgggagccagtcatgttaatatgactggtaactaggtggtgggactgggagccagtcaggttaatatgatgactagtaactaggtggtgggagccagtcaggttaatatgactggtaactaggtggtgggagccagtcaggttaatatgactggtaactaggtggttggAACCAGTCAGGTTattatgactggtaactaggtggtgggagccagtcaggttaatatgactggtaactaggtggtgggagccagtcaggttaatatgactggtaactaggtggtgggagccagtcaggttaatatgactagtaactaggtggtgggactgggagccagtcaggttaatatgactggtaactaggtggtgggagccagtcatgttaatatgactggtaactaggtggtgggactgggagccagtcaggttaatatgatgactagtaactaggtggtgggagccagtcaggttaatatgactggtaactaggtggttggaaccagtcaggttaatatgactagtaactaggtggtgggactgggagccagtcaggttaatatgactggtaactaggtggttggagccagtcaggttaatatgactagtaactaggtggtgggagccagtcatgttaatatgactggtaactaggtggtgggagccagtcaggttaatatgactggtaactaggtggtgggagccagtcaggttaatatgactggtaactaggtggtgggagccagtcaggttaatatgactggtaactaggtggtgggagccagtcaggttaatatgactggtaactaggtagtgggagccagtcaggttattATGACTGGTAGCTAGGTAGttagagacagtcaggttaatatgactggtaactaggtggtggggcTGGGAGCCAGTCATGTTGTTGGAAAAAGAGCAGCCAGTAGAATACTAATGACCAATCAGACAGAGGATCTCCCCTTCTTCAAACACTCTGCTCATAGCTTACTCTTACTGAATACTAACATGGTTACAGACTTGATCAATCTGATTAGAACCACCAGCAGCCTTGTACTGTACCCTGCTGTCTGTCGGAACGTGTGGATCCCATAGATAGATAAGATGATATATTGACTATGGTTCAGCGAGAATaacagcaaaataaataaatacagtaggggaagaggtagttgtttgggctaaattatagatgggctatgtacaggtgcagtaatctgtgaactgctctgacagctggtgcttaaaggtagtgagggagattagtgtttccagtttcagagatttttgtagttacCACGTTGCTGAGGTGcagccatgaccagctctgaaaccagattgtataacggagaaggtacggtgggattctaaatggtcggtaatctgtttgttgacttggctttcgaagaccataGAAAGGCAGGGTCgtatagatataggtctgtagcagtttgggtcaagagtgtccccccctttgaagaagggggATGACAGCAGCTGCGTTCCAATCTCAGAcgacatgaaagagaggttgaacaggctagtaataggggttgcaacaatttcggcagatcattttagaaagaaatggtccagattgtctagcccggctgatttgtaggggtccagtttttgcagctctttcaggacatcagctgactggatttgggagaaggagaaatggggaaggcttgggcgagttgctgtggggggtgcagtgctgttgaccggggtaggggtaggtcacctccttgaccaaggcccttctcccccaatttctcagtttggctAGATGGcagctctaggatgagtcttggtggttccaaacttttccaattaagaatgatggaggccactgtgttctcggggaccttcaatgctgaaaaaatattttggtaccctttccccagatctgtgcctcgacacaatcctgtctcggagctctacagacaattcctttcaACTTAatggcttgttttttttgctCTAATATCCACTTAAtggaatcaattttagaatgaggctgtaacgtaacgaaatgtggaaaaagtcaaggggtctgaaaccTTTCTGGGTCCATATAAAACCCCAGGCTGCCAGTTGGGGTGCAGATGAAGAGGAGTACGTACCCAGGTTAAAGAGGGATTTTTTGTTgtgtcttgagacaattgagacattgattgtgtgccatacagagggtgaatgggcaagacagaatATTAAAATGCCTTTTGacaggttatggtagtaggtggtagtatggtatggtagtaggtggtagtatggtatggtagtaggtggtagtatggtatggtagtaggtggtagtatggtatggtagtaggtggtagtatggtatggtagtaggtggtagtatggtatggtagtaggtggtagtatggtatggtagtaggtggtagtatggtatggtagtaggtggtagtaggtggtagtatggtatggtagtaggtggtagtgtggtatggtagtaggtggtagtatggtatgctagtaggtggtagtaggtggtagtaggtggtagtagggtatggtagtaggtggtagtatggtatggtagtaggtggtagtagggtatggtagtaggtggtagtatggtatgctagtaggtggtagtatggtatggtagtaggtggtagtaggtggtagtatggtatggtagtaggtggtagtaggtggtagtagggtatggtagtaggtggtagtagggtatggtagtaggtggtagtagggtatggtagtaggtggtagtagggtatggtagtaggtggtagtatggtatggtagtaggtggtagtagggtatggtagtagggtatggtagtaggtggtagtaggtggtagtagggtatggtagtagggtatggtagtaggtggtagtatggtatggtagtaggtggtagtagggtatggtagtaggtgccagacgcaccggtttgtgttaagaactgcaacgctgctgggtttttcacgctcaacagcttcctgtgtggtgtgtgtgtctctgtgtgtgtcctcagaGAGAGGAGCGCTGTGGTaacctgtgtgtctctgtgtgtgtcctcagaGAGAGGAGCGCTGTGGTaacctgtgtgtctctgtgtgtgtgtcctcagagAGAGGAGCGCTGTGGTaacctgtgtgtctctgtatgtgtgtcctCAGAGAGAGGAGCGCTGTGGTaacctgtgtgtctctgtgtgtgtgtcctcagagAGAGGAGCGCTGTGGTaacctgtgtgtctctgtgtgtgtgtcctcagagAGAGGAGCGCTGTGGTaacctgtgtgtctctgtgtgtgtgtcctcagagAGAGGAGCGCTGTGGTAACCTGACCCTACAGCACCACATGTTGGAGCCGGTTCAGAGGATCCCTCGCTACGAGCTGCTGTTGAAAGACTACCTGCACCGTCTCCCTGGCGACCATGATGACTTTAAGGATGCCCAGAGTGAGTGTTTGAACCCATCCCGGTCCTGCGTCATGCactgctatacacacacacacacacacacacacacacacacacacacacacacacacacacacacacacacacacacacacacacacacacacacacacacacacacacacacacacacacacacacacacacacacacacacacacacacgctcacacacacacacacacacacacacacacacacacacacgctcttcaCATTGTCTCATTTCAGTGTTGTTTGTGCAGTTTGTGCTGCTGCAAACTGTTAGAAAGCCAGCTCTGGATGCAACTCCATTGAGGGCTTTGACtcgtagtcaactgggtgggagtTCATGAGGAATCACAACATTTCATCCAGGTCAGCAGAAAGGGTCAGCCAATGAATTAAACTACTCTTCAAACATTCCATAACTCCAGGGGGGCAGTAAAACAtcaacctagtggttagagcgttggactagtaaccggaagtttgcaagttcaaacccccgagctgacaaggtacaaatctgtcgttctgcccctgaacaggcagttaacccactgttcccaggccgtcattgaaaataagaatgtgttcttaactgacttgcctggttaaataaaggttaaattaaaatacCTGTTCAGATtacaccctccagggggcagtaaaatCACCATCCTTGTCTTTAAACCTGTTCAGACAtcaccctccagggggcagtatggcaccatttcagtttgtttacctactcatagaagtagtagaagaagaaatGGAACGCCCTTTAAAATAGAGAAAGCCCATTAATATGTCCCCCTGCATCACAACAGTATATCAACGGTGTGATGACCTAATGGGGCGAATTTTGGAGATCATTACAGCTAAAATGACTTTATTTTCAACCCCTTGTAAAACCAAGCTTTCCACTACAATGTCTCTGTTTTATTGAGATTTGATTAGCGAAGAAGATTAAAACATTTACTTCAAACTACAGTACTTTTGGGTCCCTTGCTAATTTGTAACTTGTTTGGGGCGACCCGACTGAATTCACATAGAAaagtgagttatagatctgtcattctcgctgaaagcaagtctaagaagggGAGGATCTGTTCTAGGTgggctatttctatgcttcccgttctttaAGTTTTTGTTTTCCGTCTAACGACTTTTGGTTTTGCTTCAAACAGCTGTAAATACAAAATTTacggttattgaaaatatattttacagccGTTTAGACTGTACAATAATTCTCTACACTATGAATTGCTTGTTTTTGTCACATAAACAAAAATGATTAgaaattttagcaaccaggaaatgacagagcaatttctgcatattgcacctttaacatTTCAACAACATGAAATCCATGTGATAAACGTTGCTACGTTTTGTAAATAGCAAAAAGAAGGCGTGTAAGGCTCAACACGTTAAAGTTACTTACAGATCAGAAAGTCAGCTAATTTACATTAATTTACATTCATCTGCAAATCCATTTGATATACTAGTCAGGCTgtcatgttttttattttgtgcagcctagttaaataaaagttaaattaaaaattaaaaaatacatcCCTCCTCTTGTCTTCAAAATTCATAACATTTGCTACTTACTGTTTTCATCAGCCAAAACACccttaatgtaaatgtaaatgttatgatttttttatatatttttttaatctatCTCCCGTAGCTCGTTAGCACCCCCTTGTGGTGGAATAGATATCTACCTATTGTAGGTCCTAGGATACAATAATGAACAATGTTGAACTAACAAATACCATCAAGGGATATGTTACAATTTACAATAATGAGCTCCTTGTGAAACAGATGTGAATATCAAACTGGCAATATTGAAGATTTTTGTGGTGCAGGTGTGTCATTAATTTATTTTCACACATTTTTTGTACACTCACATGGCAATCACAGACTGAAATAGTGCATTCTGGTGTgtagaatagagaggagaggaggatgctgTGCAGGTGGGAGACTCTGCCTGTCATTAGTTCTCAACAGGCAGCTAGTCTCAGAAGAGGGACTTGAAGAGGGAGACGGTGAAGTCCAGGCACTGCTGCTCTCTTTGTTCTGAGTGTTGGCAGTGCTCGTGATTTTAGTTCATCTGTTTATCTTACATATTATGTGCCCAGTATGACAGAGCAAGAAAACTTTCTTATCAgataatgacaacatgacaataacagtaGCTGTAGATGATATAAATGAAAAGTTGGAGGGTGGTTGGAAATGGAGGACATCAGTTGGATCCAGGTCTGGGTGTTGGGCAGCAtccctaggtcctggagaacaggaaatcaaatcaaatcaaattgtatttgtcacatacacatggttagcagatgttagtgcgagtgtagcgaaatgcttgtgcttctagttccgacaatgcagtaataaccaacaagtaatctagctaacaattccaaaactactaccttatagacacaagtgtaaggggataaagaatatgtacataaagatatatgaatgagtgatggtacagagcggcataggcaagatgcagtcgatgatatagtgtacagtatatacatatgagatgagtatgtaaacaaagtggcatagtcaaagtggctagtgatacatgtattacataaggatgcagtagatgatatagagtacagtataaacgTATacgtatgagatgaataatgtaggatatgtaaacattatattaggtagcattgtttaaagtggctagtgatatattttacataatttcccatcaattctcattattaaagtggctggagttgagtcagtgtgttggcagcagccactcaatgttagtggtggctgtttaacagtctgatggccttgagatagaagctgtttttcagtctctcggtcccagctttgatgcacctgtactgacctcgccttctggatgatagcggggtgaacaggcagtggctcgggtggttgttgtccttgatgatctttatggccttcctgtgacatcgggtggtgtaggtgtcctggagagcaggtagtttgcccccggtgatgcgttgtgcagacctcactaccctctgcagagccttacggttgagggcggagcagttgccgtaccaggcggtgatacagcccgacaggatgctctcgattgtgcatctgtagaagtttgtgagtgcttttggtgacaagccaaatttcttaagcctcctgaggttgaagaggcgctgctgcgccttcttcacgatgctgtctgtgtgggtggatcaattcagttttgtctgtgatgtgtacgccgaggaacttaaaacttactaccctctccactactgttccatcgatgtggataggggtgttccctctgctgtttcctgaagtccacaatcatctccttagttttgttgacgttgagtgtgaggttattttcctgacaccacactccgagggccctcacctcctccctgtaggccgtctcgtcgttgttggtaatcaagcctaccactgttgtgtcgtccgcaaacgtggccacgcagtcatgggtgaacagggagtacaggagagggctcagaacgcacccttgtggggccccagtgttgaggatcagcggggtggagatgttgttgtctaccctcaccacctgggggcggcccgtcaggaagtccagtacccagttgcacagggcggggtcgagacccagggtctcgagcttgatgaagaacttggagggcactatggtgttaaatgccgagctaacgttagccagctaccTAATTATGATAGGACAACCTATTTTTACCCTGAATGACCATCAAATTCAAAATTCATAACATTTGCTACTTAATCTGTCTTAAATAAAACATGCAGTTTCAAACTCGTCAGTCACTCAGTCGCACTAGAATACCTGCAATTATTCTGATGGACTTCACACACTGGTGGCATGAGGAAATAGCATGGTTTCCATTTGGTAAAGTTTCTAAACCCCCTGATTGGTTGGAACTTGTTTCCACAGGTTTTCCACCGAATCAAATCTTGAGAGAAAAACCCCCTCTGGTGAACAGTTTGCCACtagctgtaacggcgttcttcgtttgtagaaagagagtcggaccgaaataatataataataatataataatatatgccatttagcggacgcttttatccaaagcgacttacagtcatgtgtgcatacattctacgtatgggtggtcccgggatcgaacccactaccctggcgttacaagcgccatgctctaccaactgagctacagaaggaccaccatgcagcgtagtggttactcatgtctttaataaagagatcgcgatacatgaaataacttagaattatacaaaaaaacacaaacggaacgtgaaacccattacagcctatctggtgaaactacacagagacaggaacaaacacccacagaatacaaagcgaaaccagtctacctaaatacggttcccaatcagagacaacgagaatcacctgactctgattgagaaccgcctcaggcagccaagcctatacaacacccctactcagccgcaatcccaataatacaaaaaccccaatacgaaatacaacaacaaaaccccatgtcacaccctggtctgaccaaatatataacgaaaacacaaaatactaagaccaaggcgtgacactagtGGCAATACAAATTATTGTTGCCAAAGGTTGGCAGCAGATTCAACACTAGTAACAACATTTGCAAACTTCTGGCAAATATTTTGTGGTACACTATGTAGTTTACAGAGAATTTGTCACAAACCTGCAGGGAGTTTGCAATTCATTTATGTAAAGGCTAGCAATGtcaatctaaaatctaaaaacaGATTAAATTACTTCTTCCTATTTAACAGCATTGTCTTATATAAAGACAAATATAGGTTAAAGAAAGAGTGCTCTCTTTTCAGTCTTTTCAGTCAGTaagtagtcagcaggtagtcttgaaaataaaagagagccgcacactcttggagctcagatgcaaaaaattGAATACCAACATTtggacagccaagctgtcttcatcagggtataatcacaaacactgcgggatgactcgtttatatagtgtcaaaagacacaggtgtctgtaatcagtcagcaggtagtcagcaggtagtcagcaggtagtcagcaggtagtcagtaggtagtcagcaggtagtcagtaggtagtcagcaggtagtcagtaggtagtcagcaggtagtcagtAGGTAGTATGTAGTCAGTCAgcaggtagtcagcaggtagtcagtaggtagtcagcaggtagtcagcaggtagtcagtaggtagtcagcaggtagtcagcaggtagtcagtaggtagtcagtaggtagtcagcaggtagtcagtaagtagtcagcaggtagtcagcaggtagtcagtgtgtagtcagcaggtagttagtaggtagtcagcaggtagtcagtaggtagtcagtaggtagtcagcaggtagtcagtaggtagtcagtaggtagtcagtaggtagtcagcaggtagtcatcaggtagtcagtaggtagtcagtaggtagtcagcaggtagtcagtaggtagtcagcaggtagtcagtaggtagtcagcaggtagtcagcaggtagtcagtaagtagtcagcaggtagtcagtgtgtagtcagcaggtagtcagcaggtagtcatcaggtagtcagtaggtagtcagcaggtagtcatcaggtagtcagtaggtagtcagtaggtagtcagcaggtagtcagtaggtagtcagcaggtagtcagcaggtagtcagtaggtagtcagcaggtagtcagcaggtagtcagcaggtagtcagtaagtagtcagcaggtagtcagcaggtagtcagcaggtagtcagtgtgtagtcagcaggtagtcagcaggtagtcagtaggtagtcagtgtgttgtcagtgtgttgtcagtgtgttgtcagcaggtagtcagcaggtagtcagcaggtagtcagcaggtagtcagtaggtagtcagcaggtagtcagcaggtagtcagcaggtagtcagtaagtagtcagcaggtagtcagtaagtagtcagcaggtagtcagcaggtagtcagtaggtagtcagcaggtagtcagcaggtagtcagcaggtagtcagtaggtagtcagcaggtagtcagcaggtagtcagcaggtagtcagtaagtagtcagcaggtagtcagtaggtagtcagcaggtagtcagcaggtagtcagtaggtagtcagcaggtagtcagcaggtagtcagtaggtagtcagcaggtagtcagtaggtagtcagcaggtagtcagcaggtagtcggCAGGTAGTCAGTaagtagtcagcaggtagtcagtAAGTAGTCAGTaagtagtcagcaggtagtcagtAAGTAGTCAGTAAGTAGTCAgtaggtagtcagcaggtagtcagtaggtagtcagcaggtagtcagtaggtagtcagcaggtagtcagtaggtagtcagcaggtagtcagtAGGTAGTCAGTAAGTAGTCAGTAAGTAGTCAGTAAGTAGTCAGTAAGTAGTCAGAAGGTAGTCAGTAAGTAGTCAGTAAGTAGTCAgtaggtagtcagcaggtagtcagtgtgtagtcagtaagtagtcagcaggtagtcacCGTCAAAAACACTGTCCTTGGAGAGCGATTCTGAGGTAATAAATTTGCGCATTAACCAATCAAGCTTTTATGAGGTGAACTAGAACTGCCCGCATCCTCCGTCCTCCGCGACCGCTACAGGGCAAAAAATAGAGCCCAAGCAACCAACATAGCATCAGGTGCTTTGGTTCATTACGTAATCCGGTCAGACTTTTGCGAGTTCCAGCAACATTCCGAGCAACGAAAGATAGAGTTAATTGAATCCCATTATAATGCAAGGGGAGATACTTTTTGGCAGGTGGACACTATTTGGCTTGACGGGCTCTCTTACTATCTCTATGTTTTCGTTAAATTGTGAACCAGTCTGAGACTCGCAATGACAGgagtattcaactcttaccctatgaggtcCGGAGCTTGTTGGTTTTCTGttttacctgataattaattCCACACGCCTGGTGTCACTGGTCTAATTAGTGGTGTCACTGGTCTAATTAGTGGTGTCACTGGTCTAATTAGTGGTTTCACTGGTCTAATTAGTGGTGTCACTGGTCTAATTAGTGGTGTCACTGGTCTAATTAGTGGTGTCACTGGTCTAATTAGTGGTGTCACTGGTCTAATTAGTGGTGTCACTGGTCTAATTAGTGGTGTCAATGGTCTAATTAGTGGTGTCACTGGGCTAATTAAAAAAATGAAGTGGAAGTGGCttcaaggtccagagttgagtttgagtgCTCTATGATATGAAAAGAGCtatacaaataaaatatattattatgcaaataaaatatattattatgcaaataaaatatattattatgcaaataaaatatattattatgcaaataaaatatattattatgcaaataaaatatattattatacaaataaaatatattattatacaaataaaatatattattatacaaatatgtatatatatattattactttCAATTCATTCGAGGGAAATGCAGGAATATTTTTGTTGTCGTAACAAAGTCTCTTGTGTCTTTTCAGAATCTCTGGAGTTGATCGCCACAGCGGCAGAGCACTCCAACACAGCCATTAGAAAGATGGTGAGTCCTTTCACACTGTAGAGCACTCCAACACAGCCATCAGAAAGATGGTGAGTCCTTCCACACTGCAGAGCACTCCAACACAGCCATTAGAAAGATGGTGAGTCCTTTCACACTGCAGAGCACTCCAACACAGCCATCAGAAAGATGGTGAGTCCTTCCACACTGCAGAACACTCcaacacagccattagaatgatgGTGAGTCCTTCCACACTGCAGAACACTCCAACACAGCCATTAGAAAGATGGTGAGTCCTTTCACACTGCAGAGCACTCCAACACAGCCATTAGAAAGATGGTGAGTCCTTTCACACTGCAGAACACTCcaacacagccattagaatgatgGTGAGTCCTTCCACACTGCAGAACACTCcaacacagccattagaatgatgGTGAGTCCTTCCACACTGCAGAACACTCCAACACAGCCATTAGAAAGATGGTGAGTCCTTTCACACTGCAGAGCACTCCAACACAGCCATTAGAAAGATTGTGAGTCCTTCCACACTGCAGAACACGCCCTCACCAGTGATCTGAATGTTGATTCATAACCAATGAAGATTTtaacatgtaaatcttggtgaggcaaactcaataacaacaacaatcaaTGCATTATCAATGcaatacactacacaacacaacacaacactacacaacactacactacacaa
Encoded here:
- the LOC124028214 gene encoding FYVE, RhoGEF and PH domain-containing protein 3-like, producing the protein DVNPRIGDILQKLAPFLKMYGEYVKNFDRAMELVNTWMERSSQFKAIVHQIQREERCGNLTLQHHMLEPVQRIPRYELLLKDYLHRLPGDHDDFKDAQKSLELIATAAEHSNTAIRKM